In Candidatus Kerfeldbacteria bacterium, a single genomic region encodes these proteins:
- a CDS encoding F0F1 ATP synthase subunit alpha, with protein MSNTDYIIEELKKRIADFKADTKTEKVGTVEEIGDGIVRLSGLSDVQASEMIELPGDKYGVALNLETDTVGAIILGDQEGIKEGDTAKSTGRILEVPVGDAMVGRVVNPLGQAIDGKGDIKTDTYYPVEKIAPRVITRKSVDTPLQTGVKAIDSMIPIGRGQRELIIGDRQVGKTAIGIDTIVNQKGTGVICIYVAIGQKESKIAKIVAELEQAGAMDHTIIVVAGASDPASLAYIAPYAGCAMGEYFMDQGKDALIIYDDLSKHAWAYREISLLLRRPPGREAYPGDVFYLHSRLLERAARLNEKYGGGSLTALPIIETQAGDISAYIPTNVISITDGQIYLEPDLFYQGIRPALNVGLSVSRVGSAAQIKAMKKVAGKLRLDLAQYRELAAFAQFGSDLDEATRKQLERGKRLTEILKQNQYQPMPVEHQVAIIYTAVNGYLDDVAPEKIREFEEAFHQYLNASHADLMKRIVTEKEMKEDLEKQLIGAIEDFKKTTAFVTPAA; from the coding sequence ATGTCAAACACAGACTACATCATCGAAGAATTGAAAAAGCGGATTGCTGATTTCAAAGCTGACACCAAAACCGAAAAGGTTGGGACAGTCGAAGAGATCGGAGACGGCATTGTCCGTTTATCTGGTTTGTCTGACGTACAAGCGTCGGAAATGATTGAATTACCCGGTGATAAATATGGCGTGGCGTTAAACCTCGAAACTGATACCGTCGGCGCTATTATCCTCGGTGATCAAGAAGGTATCAAAGAGGGTGACACTGCCAAGAGTACTGGCCGTATTCTGGAAGTGCCGGTCGGTGATGCTATGGTAGGTCGGGTGGTGAACCCATTAGGGCAGGCGATTGATGGTAAAGGTGATATTAAAACTGATACGTATTATCCAGTGGAAAAAATTGCTCCACGTGTTATTACCCGAAAATCAGTTGATACACCACTCCAAACTGGCGTCAAAGCAATTGATTCTATGATTCCGATTGGTCGTGGCCAACGTGAATTGATCATCGGCGACCGTCAAGTGGGTAAGACCGCCATCGGAATTGATACGATTGTCAATCAAAAAGGCACGGGGGTTATCTGTATCTACGTGGCGATTGGCCAAAAAGAATCAAAGATTGCAAAGATTGTGGCTGAACTTGAGCAGGCGGGTGCCATGGATCACACAATTATCGTGGTAGCCGGCGCATCTGATCCAGCCTCATTGGCCTATATCGCGCCCTACGCCGGATGCGCTATGGGTGAATATTTCATGGACCAAGGCAAAGACGCTTTGATTATTTATGATGATTTGTCCAAACACGCTTGGGCGTATCGCGAAATTTCATTGTTGCTCCGACGGCCACCAGGTCGTGAAGCCTATCCTGGTGACGTGTTCTATCTTCACTCACGGTTATTGGAACGCGCGGCGCGCTTAAACGAGAAATACGGTGGTGGCAGCTTAACCGCGTTACCGATTATTGAAACGCAAGCAGGTGATATCTCAGCCTATATTCCGACTAACGTGATTTCCATTACTGATGGCCAGATTTACCTTGAGCCCGATTTGTTCTACCAGGGTATCCGTCCAGCCCTAAACGTCGGTTTGTCAGTGTCACGTGTCGGTTCGGCCGCACAGATCAAAGCCATGAAGAAAGTTGCAGGTAAATTACGTTTGGACCTGGCGCAATATCGAGAACTGGCCGCCTTCGCCCAATTTGGTTCGGATCTGGATGAGGCAACCCGCAAGCAATTAGAGCGCGGTAAACGATTGACGGAGATTCTCAAACAGAATCAATACCAACCAATGCCGGTAGAGCACCAAGTCGCTATCATTTACACCGCCGTCAATGGTTACCTGGATGACGTAGCGCCGGAAAAAATTCGTGAATTTGAAGAAGCGTTCCACCAGTATCTCAATGCCTCGCACGCTGATCTCATGAAACGGATTGTCACGGAAAAGGAAATGAAAGAAGATTTGGAGAAGCAATTGATTGGCGCGATTGAGGATTTCAAAAAGACGACCGCGTTTGTCACGCCAGCTGCATAA
- the atpH gene encoding ATP synthase F1 subunit delta, producing the protein MVGKTHAQIEPLLHSFLALLQEHRALSQADKILTAFRTYAYQQEDIVAVTATTAHEIDHATTASIIKSLESALDKKVVLQPAVDPEQIGGLKVRFGDVVVDGSIRTKLAALKDHLQK; encoded by the coding sequence GTGGTAGGTAAGACTCATGCTCAGATTGAACCATTGCTGCACTCATTTTTGGCTTTACTGCAGGAACACCGGGCGTTGTCACAGGCGGATAAAATTTTGACCGCCTTTCGTACGTATGCCTATCAGCAAGAAGACATCGTGGCCGTGACGGCTACGACCGCGCATGAGATTGATCACGCTACGACCGCATCGATTATTAAAAGCTTAGAAAGCGCATTGGACAAGAAAGTGGTATTGCAGCCAGCGGTTGATCCAGAGCAGATTGGCGGATTGAAAGTGCGATTTGGCGATGTGGTGGTTGACGGCAGTATTCGTACAAAATTAGCGGCATTGAAAGATCATTTGCAAAAATAA
- the atpG gene encoding ATP synthase F1 subunit gamma: MPSGTKEIQRRIRSVTNTKKITKAMELVSAAKMRRAVQAVLATRQYARTAWNIVQDLAAKTDPEQHQLLQTREKIQRIGMIMITSNRGLCGGFNRELVETAGNYASAQGVPVDVILMGKKGSTIQRQGHTIVADFDKLDVAESVRDVQAMARMVITDYLDGKYDKIAIAYTDYQSAIKQTPHIRQLLPIIKEDAELGQTEGAAEIATKQDFEYMFEPSPAAVLQAMLYRLTELQVYQALLESNASEHSARMFSMRNASDAATDMIKDLTLTFNQARQQSITSELAEISASRAAIT, translated from the coding sequence ATGCCTTCAGGCACAAAAGAAATTCAACGACGCATCCGTTCCGTCACCAACACTAAAAAAATTACCAAGGCGATGGAACTTGTTTCGGCTGCAAAAATGCGCCGCGCGGTGCAAGCCGTGCTTGCGACGCGCCAGTATGCCCGGACGGCATGGAATATCGTGCAGGATTTAGCGGCCAAGACCGATCCCGAACAGCACCAGCTCCTGCAAACCCGTGAGAAAATCCAGCGAATTGGAATGATTATGATCACGTCAAATCGAGGTCTGTGTGGTGGATTTAATCGGGAATTAGTCGAAACCGCTGGTAATTACGCATCCGCTCAAGGAGTGCCTGTCGACGTCATTTTGATGGGCAAAAAGGGGAGCACGATTCAGCGTCAGGGACATACCATCGTGGCTGATTTTGATAAGTTGGACGTTGCCGAAAGCGTCCGGGATGTACAAGCCATGGCGCGAATGGTCATCACTGATTATCTAGATGGGAAATATGACAAGATTGCCATTGCCTATACTGATTACCAGTCAGCTATCAAGCAAACGCCGCATATCCGACAGTTGCTGCCAATAATTAAAGAGGACGCCGAATTAGGGCAGACAGAGGGTGCGGCCGAGATAGCTACGAAACAGGACTTTGAATATATGTTTGAACCGTCACCGGCCGCTGTCCTGCAGGCGATGTTATATCGGTTAACCGAATTGCAGGTCTATCAAGCATTGCTCGAGTCAAATGCATCTGAGCATTCAGCTCGTATGTTCTCGATGCGCAATGCATCTGATGCCGCTACTGATATGATCAAAGATTTGACACTTACATTTAATCAAGCCCGCCAGCAAAGCATTACCAGTGAATTGGCTGAAATCAGTGCCAGTCGAGCGGCAATCACTTAA
- a CDS encoding F0F1 ATP synthase subunit epsilon, whose protein sequence is MADTLQFEIITPDGTVFSEAVDEVVIPTPDGEIGILPHHVPLVSLLQAGEVRIRIGDEITFLAVSSGLLQVHPDKVVALADTAERAEQIDEQRAEEARTRAAELMADKRVDSEEFAALSAKIEKELARLRVAKRRTTRRVDTIRPQL, encoded by the coding sequence ATGGCAGATACATTACAATTTGAAATCATTACTCCGGACGGCACGGTTTTTTCTGAAGCAGTAGATGAAGTGGTGATTCCGACGCCGGATGGTGAAATTGGCATTCTACCGCACCATGTGCCGTTAGTGTCGCTGCTTCAGGCGGGCGAGGTGAGGATTAGAATTGGTGATGAGATTACCTTTTTAGCGGTTTCAAGCGGCCTACTCCAAGTGCATCCTGATAAGGTGGTAGCATTAGCAGATACAGCAGAGCGCGCAGAGCAGATTGACGAACAGCGTGCTGAGGAAGCGCGCACACGAGCTGCGGAGCTCATGGCGGACAAACGGGTTGACTCGGAAGAATTTGCCGCGCTGTCAGCCAAGATAGAAAAAGAATTAGCGCGACTACGAGTAGCAAAGCGCCGCACGACACGACGCGTCGACACCATCCGTCCACAGTTATAA
- the atpE gene encoding ATP synthase F0 subunit C, whose amino-acid sequence MEGVDLTMLAKALAIGIGSIGPALAIGKIGSKAMESIGRNPEAAGKILVPMLLVAAFAEAIAIYALVIAFGIK is encoded by the coding sequence AAGGAGTCGATCTCACCATGCTCGCCAAGGCCCTCGCGATCGGAATCGGTTCAATCGGTCCCGCGCTCGCCATCGGTAAAATTGGTTCCAAAGCGATGGAATCAATTGGCCGCAATCCAGAAGCCGCAGGAAAAATCCTGGTCCCGATGCTTCTCGTTGCCGCTTTTGCCGAAGCTATCGCTATTTACGCCTTGGTGATTGCATTTGGTATCAAATAG
- the atpD gene encoding F0F1 ATP synthase subunit beta codes for MSAVKGSIFQVIGPVVDVKFDSAPPVIYTALEVHRTPGDPATRVVLEVQQQLEGNVVRTVAMDSTDGLRRGMPVENTGAPISVPVGKETLGRMFNLLGEPLDEKEPASKESKRYPIHRPAPRFDEQTSHAEILETGIKVIDLICPVVKGGKVGLFGGAGVGKTVVIQELIRNIAEEHGGYSVFAGVGERTREGNDLYHEMKQSGVLAKTALVFGQMNEPPGARARIALSGLSMAEYFRDEENQDVLFFIDNIFRFTQAGSEVSALLGRIPSAVGYQPTLATEMGELQERITSTTKGSITSVQAVYVPADDLTDPAPATTFSHLDSTVVLSRALAELTIYPAVDPLDSTSTILEPRIVGEEHYAVARGVQKILQRYKDLQDIIAILGMDELSDEDKLTVTRARKVQRFLSQPFFVAEQFTSTPGKYVPLKDTVRGFKAILDGQYDDVPEQDFYMKGGIEEVRGAK; via the coding sequence ATGTCAGCAGTTAAAGGATCAATTTTTCAAGTAATCGGCCCGGTCGTTGATGTAAAATTCGACAGCGCGCCGCCGGTCATTTATACGGCACTCGAAGTACACCGCACTCCCGGGGATCCCGCGACGCGGGTTGTCCTCGAAGTGCAGCAGCAGCTCGAGGGTAATGTGGTGCGTACCGTGGCCATGGACTCGACTGACGGGTTGCGTCGCGGCATGCCGGTCGAAAACACGGGCGCTCCGATTTCCGTCCCCGTCGGAAAAGAAACGCTTGGTCGTATGTTTAATCTTTTGGGTGAACCATTGGATGAAAAAGAACCGGCCAGCAAAGAATCAAAGCGCTATCCGATTCACCGGCCAGCCCCACGTTTTGATGAGCAGACCTCTCACGCGGAGATTCTTGAAACTGGAATTAAGGTTATTGACCTTATTTGTCCGGTGGTTAAAGGTGGCAAAGTTGGTCTCTTCGGTGGTGCGGGTGTGGGTAAGACCGTGGTTATTCAAGAATTGATCCGAAACATTGCAGAGGAACACGGCGGTTATTCTGTCTTTGCCGGCGTCGGTGAACGTACGCGTGAAGGTAATGATTTGTATCATGAGATGAAACAATCCGGTGTGCTCGCAAAAACTGCGCTGGTCTTTGGCCAGATGAATGAACCGCCAGGGGCACGTGCGCGGATCGCCTTATCAGGATTATCAATGGCAGAATATTTCCGCGATGAAGAAAATCAAGACGTACTCTTCTTTATTGATAATATTTTCCGGTTTACCCAGGCAGGCTCTGAAGTATCTGCGTTGCTCGGTCGCATTCCTTCAGCCGTGGGTTACCAGCCAACGTTGGCCACAGAAATGGGTGAGCTTCAAGAACGCATTACCTCAACCACCAAAGGCTCGATCACCTCAGTGCAGGCGGTGTATGTACCGGCTGATGATTTAACCGATCCAGCACCAGCCACCACCTTTTCTCACCTTGATTCCACTGTCGTATTATCTCGCGCTTTAGCTGAATTAACGATATATCCTGCAGTCGATCCGTTGGATTCCACTTCGACCATTCTTGAGCCACGTATCGTCGGTGAAGAGCACTATGCAGTCGCTCGTGGCGTACAAAAGATTCTGCAGCGCTACAAAGATCTTCAGGATATAATCGCCATTCTTGGTATGGATGAATTATCCGACGAGGACAAATTGACCGTTACCCGAGCGCGGAAAGTGCAACGGTTCCTCTCCCAGCCATTTTTTGTGGCCGAACAATTCACGAGCACCCCGGGTAAGTATGTCCCGCTCAAAGATACCGTTCGTGGATTTAAAGCAATCCTTGATGGTCAGTATGATGATGTCCCGGAACAGGATTTCTACATGAAAGGCGGCATCGAAGAAGTTCGCGGAGCGAAATAA
- the atpF gene encoding F0F1 ATP synthase subunit B, whose amino-acid sequence MEELVQTFHIDWKLLIAQLINFGIVLAVLYFFALKPLLKIMNKRSSDIEQSLTDAKRIEEQLKSAEVEKEKIVTEAKKEAQIIAAQAVAEAEKIREAKVHQTREEMERMTERAKQEIASEKDQMLKEAKQELADLVVTASAKVIGKELDAKTHHTLIQNTITHASDKHV is encoded by the coding sequence ATGGAAGAATTGGTACAAACATTTCACATTGATTGGAAATTACTCATTGCCCAGCTGATCAATTTTGGTATTGTTTTGGCAGTGTTATATTTCTTCGCCCTGAAACCATTATTGAAAATAATGAACAAGCGCTCGTCAGATATTGAACAGAGCCTGACCGATGCCAAACGCATCGAAGAACAATTGAAATCTGCTGAAGTAGAAAAAGAAAAGATTGTTACGGAAGCAAAAAAAGAAGCGCAGATTATTGCGGCACAAGCAGTCGCCGAAGCAGAAAAAATCCGCGAAGCAAAAGTGCATCAGACTCGCGAGGAAATGGAACGGATGACCGAGCGCGCTAAGCAGGAGATTGCCTCTGAGAAAGATCAGATGCTTAAAGAAGCCAAACAAGAACTAGCTGATTTGGTCGTCACCGCCAGTGCTAAAGTTATTGGAAAAGAATTAGACGCGAAAACTCATCATACCTTAATTCAGAATACGATTACTCACGCTTCTGATAAACATGTCTAA
- a CDS encoding alpha/beta fold hydrolase produces MVVEIHIKPSQWLPVLAVLGLLVGGWYAITYDVQHSSIVTPTESLVNPDTLAKRNALPASVSIPALMQREYTGTDFILGPTLEKGVGYNRYFMSYNSDGLTITGSIAVPTSEGSFPLVVLNHALVDREAYRTGDVLIAEQRYLAQHGYVALVPDYRNHAGSDDDPNVDRDLRFGYVIDVINALQAVERAQLEFVDTERVGMIGYSMGAVVALGVAVAQPDLLDAIVLYSPISADMWVNYQRWMADLPIANEIIKLYGTIESNENFWEEASPAHYLDKILAPILIHHGTADTYVPISFSEELVIALKAANSIPVVFNKYLDQGHEFNSAHDEALDRTVKFLDEYLK; encoded by the coding sequence ATGGTTGTCGAAATTCACATCAAGCCATCGCAGTGGTTGCCCGTGCTGGCCGTTCTTGGGTTACTGGTTGGAGGTTGGTATGCTATTACTTATGACGTACAGCACTCCTCGATTGTGACGCCGACTGAATCATTGGTAAATCCGGACACGCTTGCCAAGAGGAATGCCTTGCCAGCTTCGGTTTCTATTCCCGCTTTGATGCAGCGTGAGTATACTGGCACTGATTTTATTTTGGGACCGACGCTGGAAAAAGGAGTGGGGTACAATCGATATTTCATGTCATATAATAGCGATGGTCTGACCATTACGGGTAGTATTGCTGTGCCGACCAGCGAAGGTTCGTTTCCTCTTGTTGTATTGAATCATGCGTTGGTTGATCGAGAGGCGTATAGAACCGGCGATGTATTAATAGCTGAGCAACGATATTTAGCACAACATGGGTATGTAGCACTTGTGCCTGACTATCGCAATCACGCTGGTTCAGATGACGACCCAAATGTTGATCGAGACCTTCGTTTTGGCTATGTCATTGACGTGATTAATGCTTTGCAAGCTGTCGAGCGAGCACAATTAGAATTTGTGGATACTGAACGAGTGGGTATGATCGGATATTCCATGGGCGCGGTGGTGGCGCTCGGCGTGGCAGTAGCACAGCCGGATTTGCTTGACGCTATTGTGCTCTATTCTCCAATCAGTGCTGATATGTGGGTTAATTACCAGCGCTGGATGGCGGATTTGCCGATCGCAAATGAAATTATTAAGCTATACGGAACCATTGAGTCGAATGAGAATTTTTGGGAAGAAGCGTCACCGGCTCATTACCTTGATAAGATTCTAGCGCCAATATTAATTCATCATGGTACCGCAGATACGTATGTGCCAATTTCGTTTTCAGAGGAATTAGTTATTGCTTTGAAAGCGGCGAATTCAATTCCTGTTGTATTTAATAAATATTTAGACCAAGGTCACGAATTTAATTCTGCTCATGATGAGGCGCTTGATCGCACGGTTAAATTTTTAGATGAGTATTTGAAGTAA